AGCAGTACTGGATGGACCAGCGCTGGAACTGGTACACGGACCTCGGCATGCGCGAGGAGAACATGCGCTGGTTCGAGCACCCGCAGGAGAAGCTCTCCCACTACTCCAAGCGCACCGCCGACATCGAGTACCGCTTCCGCTTCGGCGGCAACGAGTGGGGCGAGCTGGAGGGTGTCGCCAACCGCACCGACTACGACCTGAAGGCGCACTCCAAGGCCTCCGGCACCGACCTGGTCTACTTCGACCAGGAGGCCAACGAGAAGTGGACGCCGTACGTCATCGAGCCGGCGGCCGGTGTCGGCCGGGCGATGCTGGCCTTCCTCCTGGACGCCTACGTCGAGGACGAGGCGCCCAACGCCAAGGGCGTCATGGAGAAGCGCACCGTGCTGCGCCTCGACCCGCGCCTCGCGCCGGTCAAGGTCGCCGTGCTGCCGCTCTCCCGCAACGCGCAGCTGTCGCCGAAGGCCAAGGGCCTCGCCACCGACCTGCGCAAGAACTGGAACATCGAGTTCGACGACGCCGGTGCCATCGGCCGCCGCTACCGCCGCCAGGACGAGATCGGTACGCCGTTCTGCGTCACCGTCGACTTCGACACCCTGGACGACAACGCGGTGACCGTCCGCGAGCGCGACAGCATGAAGCAGGAGCGTGTCTCCCTGGACCAGATCCAGGCGTACCTGGGCGCCCGTCTGCTGGGCTGCTGACGCCTCACCGGCATCACGGGCGCCGACGCGTCACGGAGCCGTGGTGCGGGGAGCCGACGCACCACGCATCACGGTTTCGCTCCGAAGCCCCCGGACCCCGCGCGGGGTCCAGGGGCTTCGTCGCACACTGGGCGCACCCCTACCCCGGAGGTCGCCATGGTGTCCACGACCCAGAGCAAGGTCAGCCGCTGGGACCGGCACGGGCGTGAACACGTCGTCCGGGTACGGAAGTCGGGGGTCCAGCGGCTGCTGACCTGCGAGACCTGCGGCTGGCGCAAGGGGGCGCAGTTCCTGCCCTGGCTGAAGGCGCAGGAGCACCTCGCCGAGGCCCACCAGGCGACGATCGACCCGGGAGCCTGAGCGTCCGCCGAGGGGTACGGGACCGGAGGCGGCGGAAAATCCGGTGCCGGACGCTCCCGGCGCGGGGTACGGTTTCCGGCATGTCGTTCTTCCAGATCTACGAGTGAGCGCGCGGCAGGGCTGAGCGGTACCACCCTCGAGCCCGCCGCCCCACGGATCGATCCGTGAGCACCGCGGACCCCCCTTCTCACCCCCACACGGGAGAACACCACCATGGCCAAGAGCCGCAACAACCTCCTCGGCGTCGGCGGACAGCGCAAGAAGCTGTCCCGTGCCGAGCAGCAGGGCGCGGGCACCGTCCGTGACGCCGACCGCAAGGTGGCGGAGGACAAGAAGCAGGAGCTGGTGCGCAAGATGCGCGAGCGCGCCACCGGGACCACCGCCGCCCCGGAGACGGACACCGCCGAGGGCCAGAGCTGACGCGTTGACCCGAACACGGCCGTGGGGCCCGGACCGCCGTCGTGCGATCCGGGCCCCACGGCCGTGGTGCGGGCCGGCTCAGCCGACCGCCGCCGCCAGCACCGCCGCCGCCTTCGCCACCAGCGGGTGGTCGCCGACCGCCGTGGCCTGCGGCTTGGTCGTCAGCACGGTCACCACCACCGGCTCGCCCTCGGCCGTCCAGGCGACCCCCGCGTCGTTGCAGGTGCCGTAGGAGCCGCCGCCGGTCTTGTCGGCGATCGTCCAGTCCTTCGGCAGCCCCGTCCGGAAGCGGGTCGCGCTGGTCCGGCAGTTCAGCAGCCAGCCGGTGAGCCGCTCGCGGTCGCTCGGCGTGAGCGCGTCACCGAGGACGAGTCGGGCGTACGTACGGGAGAGGGCGTAGGGGCTGGTGGTGTCCCGCCACTGCCAGGGTTCGGCCGAGTTCAGCTCCGTCTCCCACCGGTCCAGCCGGGTCGTGTCGTCCCCGAGCGACCGGCAGAAGCGGGTGACCGCCGAGGGGCCGCCCAGCTCCCGCAGCAGCAGGTTGCCCGCGGTGTTGTCGCTGTCGCAGATCGCCGCGTCGCAGAGCTCCGCCACGGTCATCCCGGTGGCCAGATGGGCCCGGGTGACGTCGGAGGCGTCGACCAGGTCCGCCTCCGTGTAGCGGACCCGCTTGCCCAGCACCTCGCCGTCGCGGTCCAGGTCACGCAGGACGGCCGCCGCCGCGAGCGTCTTGAAGGTCGAGCAGAGCGGGAAGCGTTCCCCGGCCCGGTGCGCCACCGTGGTGCCGGTGGCGAGGTTGTGGGCGTACGCGCCGAGGCGGGCGCCGTGCTCCTGCTCCAGGGCCCGCAGCGCGGCCAGTGCGTCCTGGGCGCCTGCCGCGAGCTCTCGGGGCGACCCGGTGGCGTGCGCGGTGCCCGCGGTCAGCAGCGTGCCGGCGCCGACCGCCCCGGCCAGCGTCAGCAGGCTCCGGCGGGACGGGTGCGGGGCGGGGGAGCGGTGGGGCATGAGAGGAACCTCTCGTCGTTCCGTACGTAAGGTCATGCCGCCCGACGCTAACGACCCGCCGCCGGAACCCCGTGTTCCGCCGTGCCGGGCGTGGCGGGCGTGACGGGCGGGACGCGTGGGTCGTACGGGGAGAGGTGGCGGAGGCGTACCGGCCCGGCGGAGGAGTTCCGCGCGTACGGGACAATGGGGGGATGACCACGCTCGCCCCCGCGCCCCAGCAGCTCCGCATCGGCCCGCACACCGTGCAGCCGCCGGTGGTCCTCGCCCCCATGGCCGGTATCACCAACGCGCCGTTCCGCACCCTGTGCCGTGAGTTCTCCGGCGGCCGGGGGCTGTTCGTCAGCGAGATGATCACGACGCGGGCGCTGGTCGAGCGCAACGAGAAGACCATGCAGCTCGTCCACTTCGACGCGAGCGAGACCCCCCGGTCGATCCAGCTCTACGGTGTGGACCCGGTCACGGTCGGCAAGGCCGTCCGCATGATCGTCGACGAGGACCTCGCCGACCACATCGACCTGAACTTCGGCTGCCCGGTCCCCAAGGTGACCCGCAAGGGCGGCGGCTCGGCGCTCCCGTACAAGCGACCGCTGCTCCGCGCGATCCTGCGCGAGGCCGTGGGGAACGCGGGTGAGCTGCCGGTCACGATCAAGATGCGCAAGGGCATCGACGACGACCACCTCACCTACCTCGACGCCGGCCGGATCGCCGTCGAGGAGGGCGTGGCCGCCGTCGCGCTGCACGGCAGGACCACGGCCCAGCACTACGGCGGCACCGCCGACTGGGAGGCCATCGCCCGCCTCAAGGAGCACGTCCCGGAGATCCCCGTCCTCGGCAACGGCGACATCTGGTCCGCCGAGGACGCCCGCCGGATGATGGCCGAGACCGGCTGCGACGGCGTGGTCGTCGGTCGCGGCTGCCTCGGCCGCCCCTGGCTCTTCGGCGACCTGGTCGGCGCCTTCGACGGCACGAACACCAAGCGTGAGCCGGCCCTGCGCGAGGTCGCCGAGGTGATGGTGCGCCACGCGACCCTGCTGGGCGAGTGGATCGGCGACGAGGCGCGCGGCGTCATCGACTTCCGCAAGCACGTGGCCTGGTACCTCAAGGGCTTCGCCGTGGGCTCGGAGATGCGCAAGAAGCTCGCGATCACCTCCTCCCTGGAGGAGCTGGCCGGTCAGCTGAACGAGCTGGACCTCGACCAGCCGTGGCCGGACGGCGCGGACGGCCCGCGCGGACGCACCTCGGGCAACAACCGGGTGGTGCTCCCGGACGGCTGGTTGAAGGACCCGTACGACTGCTCCGGCGTGAGCGCGGACGCCGAGCTGGACACCTCCGGCGGCTGATCGCGGCGGCCCACGAGGGTACGGAGTGCCTCCTCGGAGGCGCCGCTCGTATGAGCGCCGGACGGGCGGGCATCGTCGACCCCGGTTCGCAGACATGTGCGGGCCGGGGTCTTTCGCTGCCCCCGGACTCACCATCCGCGTGCAGGGGTGCACGAAGGGTGACACCCAGGCATCCGTATGGTGACATCCGGGC
The DNA window shown above is from Streptomyces sp. NBC_00247 and carries:
- a CDS encoding DUF6243 family protein, coding for MAKSRNNLLGVGGQRKKLSRAEQQGAGTVRDADRKVAEDKKQELVRKMRERATGTTAAPETDTAEGQS
- the dusB gene encoding tRNA dihydrouridine synthase DusB, producing the protein MTTLAPAPQQLRIGPHTVQPPVVLAPMAGITNAPFRTLCREFSGGRGLFVSEMITTRALVERNEKTMQLVHFDASETPRSIQLYGVDPVTVGKAVRMIVDEDLADHIDLNFGCPVPKVTRKGGGSALPYKRPLLRAILREAVGNAGELPVTIKMRKGIDDDHLTYLDAGRIAVEEGVAAVALHGRTTAQHYGGTADWEAIARLKEHVPEIPVLGNGDIWSAEDARRMMAETGCDGVVVGRGCLGRPWLFGDLVGAFDGTNTKREPALREVAEVMVRHATLLGEWIGDEARGVIDFRKHVAWYLKGFAVGSEMRKKLAITSSLEELAGQLNELDLDQPWPDGADGPRGRTSGNNRVVLPDGWLKDPYDCSGVSADAELDTSGG
- a CDS encoding glycine--tRNA ligase; translation: MAADKIDSIVSLSKRRGFVYPCSEIYGGQKAAWDYGPLGVEMKENLKRQWWRYMVTSREDVVGLDSSVILAPEVWVASGHVATFSDPLTECTSCHKRYRADHLEEAYEAKHGKPPVGGLADLNCPNCGNKGTFTEPKQFSGLLSTHLGPTQDSGSVAYLRPETAQGIFTNFGQVAQTSRKKPPFGIAQMGKSFRNEITPGNFIFRTREFEQMEMEFFVKPGEDEEWQQYWMDQRWNWYTDLGMREENMRWFEHPQEKLSHYSKRTADIEYRFRFGGNEWGELEGVANRTDYDLKAHSKASGTDLVYFDQEANEKWTPYVIEPAAGVGRAMLAFLLDAYVEDEAPNAKGVMEKRTVLRLDPRLAPVKVAVLPLSRNAQLSPKAKGLATDLRKNWNIEFDDAGAIGRRYRRQDEIGTPFCVTVDFDTLDDNAVTVRERDSMKQERVSLDQIQAYLGARLLGC
- the bla gene encoding class A beta-lactamase, coding for MPHRSPAPHPSRRSLLTLAGAVGAGTLLTAGTAHATGSPRELAAGAQDALAALRALEQEHGARLGAYAHNLATGTTVAHRAGERFPLCSTFKTLAAAAVLRDLDRDGEVLGKRVRYTEADLVDASDVTRAHLATGMTVAELCDAAICDSDNTAGNLLLRELGGPSAVTRFCRSLGDDTTRLDRWETELNSAEPWQWRDTTSPYALSRTYARLVLGDALTPSDRERLTGWLLNCRTSATRFRTGLPKDWTIADKTGGGSYGTCNDAGVAWTAEGEPVVVTVLTTKPQATAVGDHPLVAKAAAVLAAAVG